In one Neobacillus sp. WH10 genomic region, the following are encoded:
- the gcvT gene encoding glycine cleavage system aminomethyltransferase GcvT yields the protein MTELKRTPLFEVYKENGGKTIDFGGWELPVQFSSIKEEHEAVRNRAGLFDVSHMGEVEVKGADSLSYLQKMMTNDISKVKNGGAQYTAMCYENGGTVDDLLVYKIEDDHYLLVVNASNIEKDYKWLEEHLDGNVSIENLSEKTAQLAIQGPFAEKVLQKLAADTNLSEIGFFKFQQEVNLNGKKALVSRTGYTGEDGFEVYCDAKNVVELWRDILQAGKEEGVLPCGLGARDTLRFEANLALYGQELSPEISPLEAGIGFAVKLNKEADFIGKDALKQQKESGLSRKLVGIEMIDRGIPRHGYPVYKGEELIGEVTTGTQSPTLKKNIGLALIKTEFAGLETEVEVEIRGKRLKAAVVPTPFYKREK from the coding sequence ATGACTGAATTAAAACGTACTCCGCTTTTCGAGGTGTATAAAGAAAATGGGGGGAAAACTATCGATTTTGGAGGCTGGGAGCTGCCAGTCCAATTCTCAAGCATTAAGGAAGAGCATGAAGCCGTCCGTAATCGTGCTGGTTTGTTTGATGTATCCCATATGGGTGAAGTTGAAGTCAAAGGGGCCGACAGCTTAAGCTACTTGCAAAAAATGATGACAAATGACATTTCAAAAGTAAAAAACGGTGGTGCTCAGTACACTGCTATGTGCTATGAAAACGGTGGTACGGTTGATGATTTACTTGTCTATAAAATCGAGGATGACCATTATCTTTTGGTTGTGAACGCTTCTAACATTGAAAAAGATTATAAATGGCTTGAAGAACATTTAGACGGTAATGTTAGCATTGAAAACCTATCAGAAAAAACGGCTCAGCTCGCTATTCAAGGGCCGTTTGCTGAAAAAGTATTGCAGAAACTTGCTGCCGATACAAATTTAAGTGAAATTGGCTTTTTCAAATTCCAACAAGAAGTAAACTTAAACGGCAAAAAGGCGCTTGTATCTAGAACCGGTTATACCGGTGAAGATGGGTTTGAAGTGTATTGTGATGCAAAAAATGTTGTCGAACTCTGGAGAGACATTTTACAAGCTGGAAAAGAAGAAGGCGTTCTTCCATGTGGATTAGGTGCACGTGACACCCTTCGCTTTGAAGCGAATTTAGCCCTTTATGGTCAAGAGCTTTCGCCAGAAATTTCACCGCTCGAAGCAGGCATTGGTTTTGCAGTGAAATTAAATAAAGAAGCTGATTTTATTGGCAAGGATGCATTAAAACAACAAAAAGAAAGTGGGCTTTCAAGAAAACTAGTTGGGATTGAAATGATTGACCGCGGAATCCCTCGTCACGGTTACCCAGTATATAAGGGGGAAGAACTAATCGGCGAAGTAACAACGGGTACACAGTCACCTACATTAAAGAAAAATATCGGTCTAGCCCTAATTAAGACGGAATTTGCCGGGCTTGAAACTGAGGTAGAGGTTGAAATTCGTGGAAAGCGTTTAA
- a CDS encoding SNF2-related protein, whose protein sequence is MTVEIEFNSSWQDDFLHRIENDGPWGNWELFKLAIGVEKHLVIPEFEGLQAPNHLPNLTPLPHQLETAKQVIENMNGKAILADEVGLGKTIEAGLILKEYMIRGLVKKVLILVPASLVSQWAIELNSKFFIPAITQRKSYVWEQCDVVVSSIDTAKRNPHRDIIYKQDYDLIIIDEAHKLKNNKTKNYEFVQNLKKKFCLLLTATPIQNRIEEIFNLVSLLKPGHLGSETAFYEKYKRDARSLNDNEHLKELVNKVMIRNRRADTGIEWTKRHVETIPIDLTPPEKELYEAINKLKNEGDWLQTSAFSVMTLQREACSSREAVFYTLKNMLQKKENPSNAFEEQIQFLIQKVEAVQQNSKAEKALELIQKVNDKVIIFTEYRATQMYLQWFLKQHGISSVPFRGGFKRGKKDWMRELFQKHAQVLIATEAGGEGINLQFCNHIINFDLPWNPMRLEQRIGRIHRLGQEKDVMIYNFAIKNTVEEHILKLLYEKIHLFEKVIGELDDILTKLEFGNIEDHLIDIFGQSASEGEMRIKMENLSSMIEFAEGMKKGDSHAAAGNS, encoded by the coding sequence ATGACGGTTGAAATTGAATTTAATTCCTCTTGGCAGGATGATTTTTTACATAGAATTGAGAACGATGGGCCATGGGGAAATTGGGAGCTATTTAAGCTGGCAATCGGGGTTGAAAAACATTTGGTGATCCCTGAATTTGAAGGCCTGCAAGCCCCAAATCATTTGCCAAATTTAACACCCCTGCCCCACCAGCTCGAAACAGCAAAACAAGTAATTGAAAACATGAATGGAAAAGCCATCCTTGCTGATGAAGTAGGACTTGGGAAGACCATTGAGGCTGGATTAATTTTAAAAGAATACATGATTCGCGGATTAGTGAAAAAGGTCTTGATCCTCGTCCCTGCTTCTTTGGTTTCCCAATGGGCGATTGAACTGAATAGCAAATTTTTCATCCCTGCAATTACTCAAAGGAAAAGTTATGTATGGGAACAATGTGATGTCGTCGTCTCCTCGATTGATACGGCCAAACGAAACCCACATCGAGATATTATTTATAAACAAGACTATGATCTCATCATCATTGATGAAGCCCATAAATTAAAAAATAACAAAACGAAAAACTACGAATTTGTTCAAAATCTTAAAAAGAAATTTTGTTTATTGTTGACGGCCACTCCGATTCAAAACCGAATCGAAGAAATCTTTAATCTTGTTTCACTTCTTAAACCTGGCCATCTAGGCAGTGAGACCGCATTCTATGAAAAATACAAACGTGACGCAAGGTCATTAAATGATAACGAGCATTTAAAAGAATTAGTTAATAAAGTAATGATTCGCAATCGCCGTGCTGATACAGGAATAGAATGGACCAAACGGCATGTGGAAACGATTCCGATTGATCTTACACCTCCTGAAAAAGAGCTTTATGAAGCGATTAATAAACTTAAAAACGAGGGCGATTGGCTTCAGACAAGTGCATTCTCAGTTATGACACTACAGCGTGAGGCATGCAGCAGCAGGGAAGCGGTTTTTTATACGTTAAAAAATATGCTCCAGAAAAAGGAAAATCCATCGAATGCTTTCGAGGAACAAATTCAGTTTTTAATCCAAAAGGTGGAAGCTGTTCAGCAAAATTCAAAAGCTGAAAAAGCGCTTGAATTAATTCAAAAAGTTAATGATAAAGTCATTATATTTACTGAATATCGTGCCACACAGATGTACCTGCAGTGGTTTTTAAAACAGCATGGGATTTCTTCTGTACCGTTTCGCGGCGGCTTTAAGCGGGGGAAAAAGGACTGGATGAGGGAATTATTTCAAAAGCACGCACAGGTGCTGATAGCGACAGAAGCCGGAGGTGAAGGAATTAATCTACAGTTCTGTAACCATATTATTAATTTTGATCTACCTTGGAATCCAATGCGGCTAGAGCAGCGGATTGGACGAATTCACCGTCTCGGTCAGGAAAAAGATGTCATGATATACAATTTCGCCATTAAGAACACCGTTGAAGAACATATTTTAAAGCTTCTTTATGAAAAAATACATTTATTTGAAAAGGTCATCGGTGAGCTCGATGATATATTAACAAAACTGGAATTTGGCAATATTGAAGATCATTTAATTGATATTTTCGGACAATCCGCTTCTGAAGGTGAAATGAGAATCAAAATGGAGAATTTATCGTCAATGATTGAATTTGCCGAAGGCATGAAGAAAGGGGATTCACATGCAGCAGCAGGAAATTCATAA
- a CDS encoding YqhG family protein, with protein sequence MQQQEIHNFLLDYFKANECPIIEDKPGFLTVQLTIELDKELMNRPFYWHYLEKTGGIPNPMRLTFITNKEKAPDQIKGEIIHFGSPRLHQIFESTKNLASYIRLYENHHLQGNQTPLMPWLCMNVKISYQCDRKRDVFKSIGLQLINGQMVEDFHDRLQKISLTPKIPDYSFTISPLVRPKSGMSRIETYLKSVISEDDHSWANDARKRWNQDLRLLDHFYEDVEDENESYETEKKALQEQYEPKINISLINGGLFYLTEKAI encoded by the coding sequence ATGCAGCAGCAGGAAATTCATAATTTTCTTTTGGATTATTTTAAAGCAAATGAATGCCCAATAATTGAAGATAAGCCAGGCTTTTTAACTGTCCAGTTAACGATTGAACTGGATAAAGAACTGATGAACCGGCCATTTTACTGGCACTATTTAGAAAAAACAGGCGGAATTCCAAATCCAATGCGGCTTACTTTTATCACCAACAAAGAAAAAGCCCCCGATCAAATTAAGGGTGAAATCATTCATTTTGGTTCACCTCGGCTGCACCAAATTTTTGAATCAACTAAAAATCTTGCCAGCTACATTCGCCTTTATGAGAATCATCACCTTCAAGGGAATCAAACTCCATTAATGCCATGGTTGTGCATGAATGTAAAGATTTCTTATCAATGTGACCGTAAGCGCGATGTCTTTAAATCAATCGGCTTGCAGCTTATTAATGGACAAATGGTTGAGGATTTTCACGACCGTTTGCAAAAGATCTCGCTGACGCCAAAAATACCTGATTATTCCTTTACAATATCGCCATTAGTAAGGCCTAAGAGTGGCATGTCAAGGATTGAAACGTATTTAAAATCAGTGATTTCAGAAGATGACCATTCGTGGGCTAATGATGCTCGGAAGCGATGGAATCAGGATTTGCGGCTGTTAGATCATTTTTATGAAGATGTAGAAGATGAAAATGAAAGCTACGAGACCGAAAAAAAAGCTCTCCAAGAACAATACGAACCAAAAATAAACATCTCACTCATCAATGGAGGACTTTTCTATTTAACGGAAAAAGCAATATAA
- a CDS encoding replication-relaxation family protein, which yields MKRLSERQEKILLSLKKLDFLNRDQLSVIHRLGKKQNTNRILRELSPYLSSFRENDSPNVYFLNKEGREYVNSEKERKKNKFVNHVLMRNDFYIYLGFPSEWKNEMKYRDDDYSVICDAVFKVNGKYQFLEVDSLQKMKANRGKITQYKGLFAGRTIHEKYGYFPKIVWLTTTNFRKIQIIDLCKGLPYAVYTIDDIR from the coding sequence TTGAAAAGGTTGAGCGAGAGACAAGAAAAAATACTCTTGTCATTGAAGAAACTGGACTTTCTTAACAGAGATCAATTAAGCGTAATTCACAGACTTGGAAAGAAGCAAAATACAAATCGGATCCTTAGAGAGTTGTCTCCTTATTTATCTTCGTTCAGAGAAAACGATTCACCTAATGTCTATTTTTTAAACAAAGAAGGCCGAGAATATGTAAATTCCGAAAAGGAAAGAAAAAAGAATAAATTTGTCAATCACGTTCTTATGCGAAATGATTTTTATATTTACTTGGGTTTTCCTAGCGAGTGGAAAAATGAAATGAAATACCGTGATGACGATTACTCAGTCATTTGTGATGCAGTATTTAAAGTAAACGGAAAATATCAATTCTTGGAAGTTGACTCTCTACAAAAAATGAAGGCAAATCGTGGGAAAATCACACAGTACAAAGGATTATTTGCCGGCAGAACCATCCATGAAAAATACGGTTATTTTCCGAAAATAGTCTGGCTAACAACTACAAATTTTAGAAAAATACAGATTATAGACCTTTGCAAAGGCTTACCATATGCGGTTTATACAATTGACGACATTCGATAA
- a CDS encoding FtsK/SpoIIIE domain-containing protein, which translates to MIFEAVTTTIFGAISLKAFLSKNSDGNDSKKIQKIFTLTGLNVRDGERTLTTQLLKKKNYDWGTEYRYRIPLGRSFEDYVAKQKVIESGINTRSVKIRIKDLRELKLDRNIISNIKGLYNKKLTDRKEIELSYDGLLKIRVYNEPLPSQIKFQEGKGWKVAFGATRERNKLIFHDFEKIPHFCLGGATRYGKSNLINCIINQLIRQQPNNVKFHLIDLKGGVELCDYENIQQTVSIAYEPEEALETLKNAYNLMRTKQEILRKAGKKKVEDAGITERHFIIIDEVGELNPDEAVSKEEKALKKECQKYMSQISRLGAGLGFRLILATQYGTGDIIPRQCKQNSDAKLCFRVQTGVASRVVLDSEGAEALPKIKGRAIYQMADERVTIQTPLITPEIITATITQQIIPNKGGKSIEKVERETRKNTLVIEETGLS; encoded by the coding sequence ATGATTTTCGAAGCAGTTACAACAACAATTTTTGGAGCAATTTCTTTGAAAGCTTTTTTATCAAAAAACAGTGATGGGAACGATTCGAAAAAAATTCAAAAAATATTTACTCTAACTGGCCTAAATGTAAGGGATGGAGAACGCACATTAACCACCCAGCTGCTAAAAAAGAAAAATTATGATTGGGGTACTGAATATCGTTATCGCATCCCTTTAGGCAGAAGTTTTGAGGATTATGTTGCCAAACAAAAAGTAATTGAATCAGGAATCAATACCCGTTCAGTTAAGATTCGAATTAAAGACCTTAGAGAGCTGAAATTAGACCGTAATATCATTTCGAATATCAAAGGTCTCTACAATAAAAAACTGACTGACAGAAAGGAAATAGAGCTGTCTTACGACGGATTATTAAAGATACGGGTATACAATGAGCCATTACCTTCTCAAATCAAGTTTCAAGAAGGAAAAGGATGGAAAGTAGCATTCGGCGCAACCCGTGAAAGAAACAAATTAATCTTTCACGATTTTGAAAAAATTCCTCATTTCTGCTTGGGTGGCGCGACAAGATACGGTAAATCTAATCTAATCAATTGCATTATTAATCAGCTAATTAGACAGCAGCCAAACAACGTGAAATTCCATTTAATCGACCTCAAGGGCGGCGTGGAGCTTTGCGACTACGAGAATATCCAACAAACCGTATCAATCGCTTACGAGCCGGAGGAAGCTTTAGAAACGTTAAAAAATGCCTATAATCTCATGAGAACAAAGCAAGAAATACTCAGGAAGGCAGGCAAGAAAAAAGTAGAGGATGCAGGTATCACTGAAAGGCATTTTATCATCATCGATGAGGTTGGAGAATTAAATCCTGATGAGGCAGTATCGAAAGAGGAAAAAGCATTGAAAAAAGAATGTCAAAAATATATGAGTCAGATTTCACGGTTGGGCGCAGGCTTAGGTTTTCGGCTGATACTGGCGACCCAGTACGGAACCGGCGATATTATCCCCCGTCAATGTAAACAAAATAGTGATGCTAAACTATGCTTCCGGGTTCAAACTGGGGTTGCTTCCAGGGTTGTATTGGACAGCGAAGGTGCAGAAGCATTACCAAAAATCAAAGGTAGAGCGATTTATCAAATGGCAGATGAGCGTGTAACCATTCAAACCCCTCTTATCACTCCTGAAATCATTACAGCAACCATTACACAACAGATCATCCCGAATAAGGGAGGTAAATCCATTGAAAAGGTTGAGCGAGAGACAAGAAAAAATACTCTTGTCATTGAAGAAACTGGACTTTCTTAA
- a CDS encoding helix-turn-helix transcriptional regulator, translating into MKSRLNELIERSGYRKKYIAKEIGITPNQLSNWIGSRSYPPLDKAYKLAKLLNCKVDDLYVEETKEE; encoded by the coding sequence ATGAAAAGTCGATTGAATGAACTTATAGAAAGAAGTGGATACAGAAAAAAGTACATAGCAAAAGAGATCGGTATTACACCGAATCAACTATCAAATTGGATTGGCAGCAGGTCATATCCACCATTAGATAAAGCATATAAATTAGCAAAATTGTTAAATTGTAAAGTGGATGATCTATATGTGGAAGAAACAAAGGAGGAGTAA
- a CDS encoding M15 family metallopeptidase, with protein MALTYERRNIDNIAKLADNTRAAALKWHDYLVANNIDILIYETIRSLEKQKENVKNGASQTMKSYHLVGQALDFVLVRNGNTDWNGYKRPEVQKAIAEAKLLGFEWGGDWKGFVDKPHLQFNYKGYGTDTFGKQKGEEIKVNKIFTDKVTIPNTAYWQAIPLVQEYQAKGFKCYADPVNYKPFETPKDSDGYRFVVETDYKNASLVSMELKTRGYTLTTWETM; from the coding sequence ATGGCCTTAACTTATGAAAGGCGGAATATCGATAATATCGCAAAACTTGCCGATAATACGAGAGCTGCAGCATTAAAATGGCATGATTACTTAGTTGCTAATAATATCGATATCCTTATCTATGAAACTATTCGGTCGTTGGAAAAACAAAAAGAAAACGTTAAGAATGGTGCATCTCAAACAATGAAATCATACCATCTTGTAGGACAGGCATTGGACTTTGTTTTGGTTAGAAATGGAAATACTGACTGGAATGGTTATAAACGTCCAGAAGTGCAAAAGGCAATTGCTGAAGCTAAGCTACTTGGGTTTGAATGGGGTGGAGATTGGAAAGGGTTTGTTGATAAACCTCATTTGCAATTTAATTACAAAGGGTATGGTACAGACACTTTTGGAAAACAAAAAGGAGAGGAGATTAAAGTGAATAAAATCTTTACGGATAAAGTAACCATCCCGAATACAGCATACTGGCAAGCAATACCATTAGTACAAGAATACCAAGCAAAAGGGTTTAAGTGCTATGCTGATCCGGTCAATTACAAACCGTTCGAAACGCCGAAAGACAGTGATGGTTATAGATTTGTTGTAGAAACGGACTATAAGAATGCCAGCCTCGTATCAATGGAATTAAAAACAAGGGGATATACTCTTACTACGTGGGAAACGATGTAA
- a CDS encoding phage holin family protein, producing METISGFDITAVVGNVWNVALGFVIFDIITGLLAAGAERKINSSINFIGLIRKVGLFVALAFLSFVDAYIQANGYVIKLGVGMIVAYEGLSIIENFSRIGIDIKFLTKYFDKNKVGKGGDK from the coding sequence ATGGAAACGATAAGTGGATTTGATATTACAGCCGTGGTCGGTAATGTGTGGAATGTGGCATTAGGATTTGTTATTTTTGATATAATTACAGGTTTGTTAGCTGCCGGAGCAGAAAGGAAAATAAACAGTTCCATTAATTTTATAGGGTTAATTCGAAAAGTCGGCCTATTCGTAGCGTTGGCTTTTCTTAGTTTTGTGGATGCGTATATCCAAGCGAATGGTTACGTTATTAAACTTGGAGTCGGCATGATCGTGGCATATGAAGGTTTGAGCATTATCGAGAATTTTAGTCGTATTGGAATTGACATCAAATTTCTTACAAAGTATTTCGATAAAAACAAAGTTGGTAAAGGTGGAGACAAATAA
- a CDS encoding H-type lectin domain-containing protein, translating into MFEKLVSFTKDVSDLPDSPAANQAAELKAQFDAAPNEVREYLNKLIDALKKTEDGDSGADNIGATAIAGLTGTTIQTLLESLKTHADKKVQGFASNLRIEQVYGQFFTNGNSSKSTASVNFVSAFESAPSVFLGDISQIQSYGNTLCFPVIRNVTKTGFQCDIQTAGGQNLGTPGSPANIFINFLIIGK; encoded by the coding sequence ATGTTTGAAAAATTAGTTTCATTTACAAAAGACGTTTCCGATTTACCTGACTCGCCAGCAGCTAACCAAGCGGCAGAATTAAAAGCGCAGTTCGATGCGGCTCCAAATGAAGTAAGAGAATATCTCAATAAATTAATAGATGCCTTGAAAAAAACAGAGGACGGCGATTCGGGAGCCGATAATATCGGAGCTACAGCTATCGCGGGGTTGACAGGTACAACCATACAAACATTGCTTGAAAGTCTTAAAACACATGCTGATAAAAAGGTTCAAGGGTTTGCTAGCAATCTTAGAATTGAGCAGGTGTATGGCCAATTTTTCACAAATGGAAACTCTAGTAAAAGTACAGCATCGGTCAACTTTGTGTCAGCTTTTGAGAGTGCACCTTCTGTTTTCCTCGGAGATATTTCACAGATTCAGTCATATGGAAATACCCTTTGTTTTCCTGTCATTCGTAATGTGACCAAAACAGGGTTTCAATGCGACATTCAAACAGCCGGCGGTCAAAACTTGGGTACACCAGGCAGTCCGGCAAATATATTTATAAACTTTTTAATAATAGGGAAGTGA
- a CDS encoding P22 phage major capsid protein family protein: MAVNLATKYSDKVDERFKLKSLTEAATHQEYDWDGVKTVNIYNISTSAMNDYTRSGTARYGVAAELDDTVTPFTITKDRSFTFTIDQGNKKDSMNVREAGKALARQHDEVVVPEIDTYRLTKWDAAAVANSGVPTATNITTSNAYSSFLQATQYLDDNKVPSEGRIAFCTPAYINKVKQDPAFIKASEIAQNLLIKGQVGEIDGVAIVKVITPYMPAKTPFIIVHKSAMCAPKKLQDYKIHENPPGINGNLVEGRIYYDAFILPSRVKSIYSWKEV; encoded by the coding sequence ATGGCAGTAAACTTAGCCACTAAATATTCAGATAAGGTAGATGAAAGGTTTAAACTAAAATCACTTACAGAAGCAGCGACCCACCAAGAATATGATTGGGATGGCGTTAAAACCGTAAACATTTATAACATTTCTACATCAGCAATGAATGACTACACACGTTCCGGTACAGCTCGTTACGGTGTAGCGGCAGAACTTGATGATACTGTAACACCATTCACCATTACAAAGGATCGTTCCTTCACATTCACGATTGACCAAGGAAACAAAAAGGATTCTATGAATGTTCGTGAAGCAGGAAAGGCACTTGCTCGTCAACATGATGAAGTAGTGGTGCCGGAAATCGACACTTACCGTTTAACGAAATGGGATGCTGCAGCAGTAGCGAACAGCGGTGTACCGACTGCAACAAACATCACGACCTCTAATGCTTACAGTTCATTCTTGCAAGCAACTCAATATCTTGATGATAACAAAGTACCGTCAGAAGGTCGTATTGCTTTCTGTACGCCAGCTTACATTAACAAAGTTAAACAAGATCCTGCTTTCATTAAAGCATCTGAAATCGCTCAAAACTTGTTAATCAAAGGTCAAGTTGGTGAAATCGATGGTGTGGCAATTGTTAAGGTTATCACGCCTTACATGCCAGCTAAAACACCGTTCATCATCGTTCACAAATCAGCGATGTGTGCGCCTAAGAAATTACAAGACTACAAAATTCATGAAAATCCTCCAGGAATCAATGGTAACTTGGTTGAAGGACGTATCTACTACGATGCGTTTATCCTTCCTAGCCGTGTGAAATCCATTTACTCTTGGAAAGAAGTATAA
- the terL gene encoding phage terminase large subunit, whose protein sequence is MKASSLRLIDIKRELARKNYIDYVVFTHEGRYKTAPHTEFIANVIQYAIDKKKQMRDGLIPTENQYIALNMPPRHSKSMTITETLPSYYLGQFPEDRIIEISYNDTFARKFGKKNKEKVRQYGKELFNIEIAKDSSAHDEWALDNNIGGMISRGVLSGITGQGADLMIIDDPIKNREEADSETHREKIWDEWIDSFSSRLHPGAIVILILTRWHEDDLQGRLLNPEYGEPLNWRVYNFPLEAEENDILGRQLGEPLWPERYGYSFIAERKRYPSSFNSLYQGRPTAAEGNMVKRAWWKKYDTLPSLPRLIMSVDATFKESDTSDFVSIQAWGKRGVNAYLVDRINARMDFPTTLKEIKKMKQRYPDISGIYIEDKANGSAIISMLRKKIPGIIAVNPKESKIARVSAISDYIESGNVWLPKNEPWVNEYLDQWSAFPRGKNDDDVDGGSQALNKLFYFNADIPIEPDPDNPTPAEKHAKAIKQMTGGKPQINAYTKW, encoded by the coding sequence TTGAAAGCATCCTCACTAAGACTGATTGATATAAAAAGAGAATTGGCCCGAAAGAATTACATTGATTATGTAGTATTCACTCATGAGGGCAGATACAAAACAGCTCCACACACTGAATTTATTGCAAATGTGATTCAATACGCAATAGACAAAAAGAAACAAATGCGTGACGGTTTAATACCAACAGAGAATCAATACATTGCCTTGAACATGCCTCCACGTCATAGTAAGTCGATGACGATAACTGAAACGTTGCCTTCTTACTACTTAGGACAGTTTCCAGAGGATAGAATCATTGAGATTTCCTATAACGATACCTTTGCTCGAAAGTTTGGTAAGAAGAATAAAGAGAAAGTTCGTCAATATGGCAAGGAATTATTCAATATCGAAATTGCTAAAGACAGTTCAGCACACGATGAATGGGCTTTAGATAATAATATAGGCGGTATGATTAGCCGTGGGGTGTTATCGGGTATTACAGGTCAAGGTGCAGACTTAATGATTATAGATGATCCTATCAAGAACCGTGAAGAAGCAGACAGTGAAACCCATCGAGAAAAGATATGGGATGAATGGATTGATTCTTTTTCTTCTCGTTTGCATCCTGGGGCGATAGTTATATTAATTCTGACCCGATGGCATGAGGATGATCTACAAGGTAGATTGCTAAATCCTGAGTATGGTGAACCTCTCAATTGGCGAGTTTACAATTTTCCTTTGGAGGCAGAGGAAAATGATATCCTTGGTAGACAACTGGGAGAACCTTTATGGCCTGAACGTTATGGATATTCCTTCATTGCGGAAAGGAAACGATATCCATCTAGTTTCAATTCCCTTTATCAAGGCAGACCTACAGCGGCAGAAGGTAACATGGTTAAACGTGCGTGGTGGAAAAAGTATGATACACTCCCTTCCTTACCTCGTTTAATAATGAGTGTAGATGCTACATTTAAAGAAAGTGATACATCGGATTTTGTTTCTATTCAAGCGTGGGGGAAAAGAGGAGTTAATGCCTATTTAGTTGATAGGATAAACGCTCGGATGGATTTTCCTACAACGCTTAAAGAAATAAAGAAAATGAAACAGCGTTATCCAGATATAAGCGGAATTTATATAGAGGATAAAGCAAACGGATCTGCAATTATCTCTATGTTGCGAAAAAAAATACCAGGAATTATTGCGGTTAATCCTAAAGAAAGTAAAATCGCTAGGGTTAGCGCTATTTCCGATTACATTGAATCAGGTAATGTGTGGTTGCCGAAAAATGAACCGTGGGTAAATGAATACCTCGATCAATGGTCTGCATTTCCAAGAGGTAAGAATGATGATGATGTAGATGGTGGTTCCCAAGCTTTAAATAAACTATTCTACTTCAATGCAGATATACCGATTGAACCTGACCCTGACAACCCAACCCCAGCCGAGAAACACGCTAAGGCCATCAAACAAATGACAGGCGGAAAGCCTCAAATAAATGCTTATACAAAGTGGTGA
- a CDS encoding terminase small subunit: MNDVKLTEKQKRFADYYIETGNATESYKRAGYSATSDNIAGVESHKLLRNPKIVEYIEQRNKQLESDRVANMEEVKQFWTNTMRDNEAEIKDRLKASEYIAKTNAAFIEKQQITGDITQTVHNDLSKLSVEELKQIESILTKTD, encoded by the coding sequence GTGAATGATGTGAAGCTAACAGAGAAACAGAAGAGATTTGCTGATTATTACATTGAAACAGGGAATGCAACGGAATCCTATAAGAGAGCAGGATACAGTGCGACCTCCGACAATATAGCTGGTGTAGAATCCCATAAATTACTAAGAAATCCTAAGATAGTGGAATATATAGAGCAACGCAATAAACAGCTTGAGAGTGACAGAGTAGCCAACATGGAGGAAGTAAAACAGTTTTGGACTAATACCATGCGAGATAATGAAGCAGAGATTAAAGACCGTTTAAAAGCTTCTGAATATATAGCGAAAACAAATGCTGCTTTCATCGAGAAACAACAAATAACCGGTGATATAACTCAAACGGTTCATAATGATCTAAGCAAGCTGTCAGTTGAGGAGTTGAAACAAATTGAAAGCATCCTCACTAAGACTGATTGA